In a genomic window of Methylobacter sp. YRD-M1:
- the hflD gene encoding high frequency lysogenization protein HflD codes for MQLNTITNQTIALAGIAQAAALVQQLATTGTADAAAMEASIASILTIDSDSVTDVYGGLSGVKLGLEQLNEQMTGYKIVNPEQARYSASLVFLEKQLSSRPDMIKTIRNGVEKAQIQSGHFGPMHENVLANLGEIYHSTISTLQPRIMVNGNPAYIARPDIVNKIRALLLAGIRSAILWRQCGGTRWKFLFFRKKIQTELENLLKQV; via the coding sequence ATGCAATTAAACACGATTACCAACCAAACTATTGCGCTGGCCGGCATTGCTCAAGCTGCGGCGCTGGTGCAACAACTGGCAACAACCGGCACGGCCGATGCTGCGGCCATGGAAGCCAGCATTGCCAGTATTTTAACAATCGATTCCGATAGCGTTACCGATGTTTATGGCGGCCTGTCTGGTGTAAAACTAGGGCTTGAACAACTTAATGAACAAATGACCGGCTATAAAATTGTCAATCCTGAGCAGGCGCGTTATTCCGCGTCCCTGGTTTTTCTGGAGAAACAACTGTCCAGTCGGCCGGATATGATCAAGACCATAAGAAACGGCGTGGAAAAAGCCCAGATCCAAAGCGGGCATTTCGGGCCGATGCATGAAAATGTACTGGCTAATCTTGGCGAGATATACCACAGCACGATCAGTACCCTGCAACCGAGAATCATGGTCAATGGCAATCCGGCCTATATAGCCAGGCCCGACATAGTCAATAAAATACGCGCATTATTGCTGGCGGGCATACGCTCGGCCATATTATGGAGACAATGCGGCGGTACCCGTTGGAAATTTCTGTTTTTCCGCAAAAAAATTCAAACCGAACTGGAAAATCTGTTGAAACAAGTTTAA
- a CDS encoding cache domain-containing protein — protein sequence MRWKLAILFGSVFLILHSVFSYFSYLEAIDNFEIGRKKIQNNHIDIATALTEDSFLVLEQFGELLSLIDLLSSHDKSRNQAISVLDETLSKWQFSWDMENVTFFDKQAQPVKSWGSQLVAVNSAVKQVLSNEAPAHQIFCPHTCFQQTITPVMRDSEITGAFSVIRSFADVIIKYKRATHSDIGLLIMDEATGEYQWPYKLSGMTLPEKNIPVFDYVSRHFKLDELLEHSKTIKLDNAVFEVRVFPVHQEAAGPPFFLFVDDITADFKGFKDDLKQVWFQGAVSFLVSLISLVVVLHLMLRRVTKLSQALPLLSQNQYEEFKQQIAIKNFSNLGYDELDKLNDTALTLSDQLESLELEVRRNTLKLLEKSQALGKERDFIRQLVEAAPIIIITQKLNGIILTINQAGVDEFESDSRSIIGKVFDAFLPESDKEHLNKLNQLRAGNLGSGRFQVDGFLLTESDKLLNVSWLHTLLKSNDENNEMVILTLGVDISARKIAEEKESLHTHL from the coding sequence TTGAGATGGAAGTTAGCCATTCTGTTTGGTAGTGTCTTTTTGATATTGCATAGCGTTTTTTCCTATTTTTCCTATCTGGAAGCCATAGATAATTTTGAGATAGGCCGAAAAAAAATTCAAAATAATCATATCGATATCGCTACAGCACTCACTGAAGACTCATTTTTAGTGCTAGAGCAATTTGGTGAACTGTTATCGTTGATTGATCTTCTCTCGTCTCACGACAAGTCGCGAAACCAAGCAATATCGGTGCTGGATGAAACTTTGTCGAAATGGCAGTTCAGTTGGGACATGGAAAATGTCACTTTTTTCGACAAACAAGCCCAGCCTGTAAAGTCCTGGGGCAGCCAACTGGTTGCCGTAAATTCGGCCGTCAAGCAAGTGCTGAGCAATGAAGCGCCGGCGCATCAGATTTTCTGCCCTCATACGTGTTTTCAACAGACTATTACGCCGGTTATGAGAGACTCCGAAATAACCGGTGCTTTTAGCGTCATTCGGTCATTTGCCGACGTTATCATTAAATACAAGCGGGCAACGCATTCGGATATCGGTCTTCTAATCATGGATGAGGCGACAGGTGAGTATCAATGGCCTTATAAACTGTCTGGCATGACATTGCCTGAAAAAAATATACCGGTATTTGACTATGTTTCCAGACATTTCAAGCTTGATGAGCTATTGGAACACAGCAAGACGATAAAACTGGATAATGCTGTTTTTGAAGTTAGAGTTTTCCCCGTTCATCAAGAGGCGGCAGGACCACCTTTTTTTCTGTTTGTCGATGACATTACGGCTGATTTCAAAGGCTTTAAAGACGATCTGAAGCAAGTCTGGTTTCAAGGGGCTGTCAGTTTTTTGGTTTCCCTCATATCGCTGGTAGTGGTTCTGCATTTAATGTTGCGCCGCGTTACGAAACTTTCACAGGCTTTACCTTTGTTATCGCAAAATCAATACGAGGAATTTAAGCAACAGATAGCAATAAAAAATTTCTCTAATTTGGGCTACGATGAGTTAGATAAATTAAATGATACGGCCTTAACCTTATCGGACCAATTGGAGTCTCTGGAATTGGAGGTGCGTCGTAATACGCTCAAATTATTGGAAAAAAGCCAGGCTCTCGGAAAAGAGAGGGATTTTATCCGGCAATTAGTTGAAGCAGCGCCCATTATTATTATTACCCAAAAATTGAACGGCATAATTTTGACCATTAACCAGGCTGGCGTTGATGAGTTTGAGTCCGATAGCCGTTCTATAATCGGTAAAGTGTTTGATGCTTTCCTGCCGGAATCGGATAAGGAGCATCTAAACAAGTTGAACCAATTAAGAGCGGGCAATTTGGGTTCCGGCCGGTTTCAGGTTGACGGCTTCTTATTGACTGAATCCGATAAGTTGCTGAATGTCTCTTGGTTGCACACGCTGCTGAAGTCCAATGATGAGAATAATGAGATGGTTATTTTGACTTTGGGTGTCGATATTAGCGCCCGTAAGATCGCCGAAGAAAAAGAGTCTCTGCATACCCATCTGTAA
- a CDS encoding Gfo/Idh/MocA family protein: MKKIKCAVIGTGYLGKFHAQKYASLPDCELIAVVDINEAAARGVAGQYGAKALTDYKPLLGEVDAVSIVVPTTLHHEVSKDFLENGAHVLVEKPITVTVEEADELIAIAKAKNLILQVGHLERFNPAVLGLDNEQKPLFIESHRLSPFNPRANDVSVVLDLMIHDIDIILALVDSEVERIDASGTPVLTQGTDIANARLLFKNGCVANVTASRISMKMERKMRMFRPDSYVSVDFQNRILTKHRTGTKEMFPGIPEIETEESVFESGDALLEEIKHFINCIHTGENPLVSGEAGKRALETAIQITRLLGDK, translated from the coding sequence ATGAAAAAAATAAAATGCGCTGTTATTGGTACAGGCTATTTGGGGAAGTTCCACGCTCAGAAATACGCATCATTGCCTGATTGCGAGCTGATTGCTGTCGTTGACATTAATGAAGCGGCGGCTAGAGGTGTTGCCGGGCAATATGGCGCCAAAGCGCTGACAGATTACAAACCGCTGCTTGGCGAAGTGGATGCCGTAAGTATTGTCGTGCCGACGACGCTGCATCATGAGGTTTCAAAGGATTTTCTTGAAAATGGCGCGCATGTGCTGGTGGAGAAGCCGATTACTGTAACGGTTGAGGAAGCCGACGAATTGATAGCAATTGCCAAGGCAAAAAACTTGATTTTGCAGGTAGGGCATCTGGAGCGTTTTAATCCGGCCGTATTGGGACTTGATAACGAACAAAAGCCGCTGTTTATCGAATCTCATCGTTTATCGCCCTTTAACCCGCGCGCCAATGATGTCAGCGTGGTGCTGGATTTAATGATTCATGACATCGATATTATCCTGGCGCTGGTGGATTCCGAAGTGGAACGCATCGATGCCAGCGGCACGCCGGTGCTGACTCAGGGCACTGATATCGCCAACGCCAGGCTGTTATTTAAAAACGGCTGCGTAGCCAACGTGACTGCCAGCCGCATCAGTATGAAGATGGAACGCAAAATGCGTATGTTCCGTCCCGATTCATATGTCTCGGTCGATTTCCAAAACCGTATTCTGACCAAGCACCGTACCGGCACCAAGGAAATGTTCCCCGGTATTCCCGAAATAGAAACCGAAGAATCTGTGTTTGAAAGCGGCGATGCCTTGCTGGAAGAAATCAAGCATTTCATCAATTGCATTCATACCGGCGAGAATCCTCTGGTGTCCGGTGAAGCCGGCAAAAGAGCGCTTGAGACGGCAATACAGATTACGCGCTTGTTAGGCGACAAATAA
- a CDS encoding ABC transporter permease subunit: protein MILAIAAREFKTLFLSPVAWTILAILQFILAFLFLSQVETFTMLQPKLTAIEGAPGLTDIVVTPLFGNAAIILLLATPLLTMRLICEERRNKTLSLLLSAPVSNSDIIIGKYLGTLGLLLLIILLTALMPLSLLAGGELDFGKLFANMLALLLLVSAFAAIGLFVSCLAGHPTVAALGTFGLLLVLWLIDWTTGIEDRRSELFEYLSLLRHFQNIQTGLISTADISYFLLFTGTFILLSIRRLDNDRLQK from the coding sequence ATGATTCTAGCTATTGCTGCGCGTGAGTTTAAAACCCTGTTTTTATCGCCGGTGGCCTGGACGATATTGGCCATCCTGCAATTTATCCTGGCCTTTTTGTTCTTGTCCCAGGTTGAAACCTTCACCATGCTCCAGCCTAAACTGACCGCTATTGAAGGTGCACCGGGACTGACCGATATCGTCGTCACGCCTTTGTTCGGCAATGCAGCCATTATCCTGTTGCTGGCGACGCCATTGTTGACCATGCGGCTGATCTGCGAGGAACGCCGAAATAAAACCCTGTCATTGCTGCTTTCTGCGCCTGTTTCCAATAGTGATATCATCATCGGCAAGTACCTGGGCACGCTCGGCTTATTATTGCTGATCATCCTGCTGACCGCACTGATGCCGTTATCCTTGCTGGCGGGCGGCGAATTGGATTTCGGTAAATTATTCGCCAACATGCTGGCATTATTGCTGCTGGTTTCGGCTTTCGCCGCTATAGGGCTTTTTGTGTCCTGTCTGGCCGGCCATCCGACCGTCGCTGCTCTGGGCACGTTCGGCCTATTATTGGTGCTGTGGCTTATAGACTGGACCACTGGCATTGAAGACCGGCGCAGCGAATTGTTTGAATACCTGTCCCTGCTAAGGCACTTTCAGAACATTCAAACCGGCCTGATCAGCACTGCCGATATCAGCTATTTTCTGCTGTTTACCGGCACATTCATCCTGCTCAGCATTCGCAGACTCGATAACGACCGCTTACAAAAATGA
- a CDS encoding heavy-metal-associated domain-containing protein: MTESVTLTVTGMKCGGCESNVTNKLKAVEGVLSVKASAKDNEVSVEYDAAKTDLDEIEDAITDAGFNVE, encoded by the coding sequence ATGACTGAATCAGTAACATTAACTGTTACCGGCATGAAATGCGGTGGTTGCGAATCGAATGTCACAAACAAGCTGAAGGCTGTCGAAGGTGTTTTATCGGTTAAAGCATCCGCCAAGGATAATGAAGTCAGCGTTGAATATGATGCTGCCAAAACGGATCTGGATGAGATTGAGGATGCCATTACTGATGCAGGCTTTAATGTAGAATAG
- a CDS encoding ABC transporter ATP-binding protein — protein MTTLIEAEHLYRYYGKHCAVHDVSFTLSKGEVLGFLGPNGAGKTTTMQMLCGNLAPSAGQIKINGFDLLDQPRSAKQSLGYLPDTPPLYRELSVQEYLHYCAQLHGIPRHLIKQAVDKAKERCGLGDVADRLITNLSKGFQQRVGIAQAILHNPEIIILDEPTVGLDPIQIREIRELIRELGQDHGVILSTHILTEVQESCSHVQIIHQGRLILNETIAGLNRQMNTGTLRVTTRLEPNVGVLLTLPGVTSIDKITEHQIKIHHSMADNTVERIAETIIASGWGLQELTPVKQSMEDIFITLTQEPKQIDL, from the coding sequence ATGACAACTCTTATAGAAGCCGAGCATTTGTATCGCTATTACGGCAAGCATTGTGCTGTCCATGATGTCAGCTTTACCCTGTCCAAAGGCGAGGTCCTGGGTTTTTTAGGACCCAACGGCGCCGGAAAAACCACGACCATGCAGATGCTTTGCGGCAATTTGGCGCCCAGCGCCGGCCAGATTAAAATCAACGGCTTTGATCTGCTCGATCAGCCCAGATCGGCCAAGCAGAGCCTGGGTTATTTACCCGATACGCCGCCCCTCTATCGCGAACTGAGCGTTCAGGAATACTTGCATTACTGCGCGCAACTGCACGGCATCCCGCGGCATTTGATCAAGCAGGCTGTCGACAAGGCCAAGGAGCGCTGCGGCCTTGGTGATGTCGCAGACCGGCTGATTACCAATTTGTCAAAAGGCTTCCAGCAGCGGGTCGGCATTGCCCAAGCTATCCTGCACAACCCGGAAATCATCATACTGGATGAGCCGACCGTTGGGCTCGACCCAATACAGATCCGTGAAATCCGTGAATTGATACGCGAACTGGGCCAGGATCATGGGGTCATTCTGTCCACGCACATTCTGACCGAAGTGCAGGAATCCTGCTCGCATGTGCAAATTATCCATCAGGGTCGGCTGATTCTGAATGAGACTATTGCCGGACTTAACCGACAAATGAATACGGGCACGTTACGGGTTACTACGCGCCTTGAGCCCAATGTGGGAGTGTTATTGACGCTGCCCGGCGTGACATCCATAGACAAAATAACCGAACATCAGATCAAAATCCATCACAGCATGGCTGACAACACAGTTGAGCGAATTGCCGAAACCATTATCGCCTCGGGATGGGGCTTGCAGGAACTGACACCTGTGAAGCAATCGATGGAAGATATTTTTATTACCCTGACCCAAGAGCCGAAACAGATCGATTTATGA
- a CDS encoding heavy metal translocating P-type ATPase: protein MSAQETSDTKAKELRLSILGMRCAGCVGAVESALAAVEGVTSVSVNFADHSAMVKGQADPDVLARAVREAGYDAAVMEGLEDITEQEELELQRYRNLMKKAAVAAVIGLPLMLGDHFGWLPEIGSATGQWFWPEVALITFAILFYSGGHFFSGAIKLLRLGQANMDTLIALGTGSAWLYSTIIIDYSDTLPSLAQHAYFEAAVVILAFINLGSALEMRARGKTSGAIRQLIGLQPRTARVIRNGMETDIPIEQVGLGETLRVRPGEKIAVDGVLLEGHSTVDESMLTGEPLPVEKIAGSEVAAGTINQNGSFLFKATRIGRDTALAQIIKSVRQAQSSKPEIARLADKISAVFVPAVVTLSLLTFLIWYAWGPEPALGYAFVTSMTVLVIACPCALGLATPISVMVAVGRAAQSGILIRNGEALQTAGKLTCIVLDKTGTVTEGKPVVSAIEPVGDYSDEVVLQWAASLEAGSEHPLAAAILSAAEERELKLEKARKFEAVVGHGVVAQINGQSVLFGNRALMDQKGVKYSRYNSKLEKLSALGQTPMLLAVDQKIVGIIAVSDPIKADSAEAVRLMKNQGIRLIMVTGDNEVTAQAIARQAGISEVRAQVLPQDKAAVVKALQQQGEIVGMVGDGINDAPALAQADVGLAIGTGTDVAIESADVVILQGSLLKVPEAVELSKATLVNIKQNLLGAFFYNTISIPVAAGLLYPLFGILLNPMIAGAAMAMSSVTVVSNANRLRWTKFSESK, encoded by the coding sequence ATGAGCGCGCAAGAAACTTCTGATACAAAGGCGAAAGAATTGCGGTTGTCAATTCTGGGCATGCGCTGCGCGGGTTGCGTAGGTGCTGTTGAGAGTGCCTTGGCAGCGGTAGAAGGTGTGACATCAGTCAGTGTTAATTTTGCCGATCACTCGGCAATGGTAAAAGGGCAGGCCGATCCCGACGTTTTAGCGCGAGCTGTCAGGGAAGCCGGTTATGACGCAGCCGTGATGGAGGGGCTGGAAGATATAACCGAGCAGGAAGAGCTGGAACTGCAACGGTACCGGAATCTGATGAAGAAAGCAGCCGTGGCTGCAGTTATCGGCCTGCCGCTCATGCTCGGCGATCATTTCGGCTGGCTGCCGGAAATCGGTTCGGCGACAGGGCAGTGGTTCTGGCCGGAAGTCGCGCTGATTACCTTTGCTATCCTGTTTTATTCGGGCGGCCATTTCTTCAGCGGCGCCATCAAGCTGTTACGTTTAGGCCAAGCCAATATGGATACGCTGATTGCATTAGGTACGGGCTCGGCGTGGCTTTATTCCACTATCATAATCGACTATTCCGATACGCTGCCTTCTCTGGCGCAACATGCCTACTTTGAAGCGGCTGTGGTCATTCTGGCCTTTATCAATCTCGGGTCCGCGCTGGAAATGCGGGCAAGGGGCAAGACCTCCGGCGCCATTCGCCAGCTGATCGGTTTGCAGCCGCGTACGGCGCGCGTGATCAGAAACGGCATGGAAACGGACATTCCCATTGAGCAGGTAGGACTGGGCGAAACGTTGAGAGTAAGGCCCGGCGAAAAAATCGCGGTGGACGGCGTACTGCTTGAAGGGCATTCCACTGTTGATGAATCCATGTTGACAGGCGAGCCGCTGCCGGTAGAAAAAATAGCCGGGTCAGAGGTTGCCGCCGGCACAATAAACCAGAACGGCAGCTTCCTGTTCAAGGCAACGCGCATCGGCCGCGATACTGCATTGGCCCAAATCATTAAAAGCGTGCGCCAGGCGCAAAGCAGCAAACCTGAAATCGCCCGCTTAGCGGACAAGATCTCGGCCGTTTTTGTGCCGGCAGTGGTCACACTTTCACTGCTGACGTTCTTGATCTGGTACGCATGGGGACCTGAGCCCGCATTGGGATACGCCTTCGTGACATCCATGACGGTCCTGGTTATCGCCTGTCCGTGCGCGCTGGGGTTGGCAACACCCATTTCGGTCATGGTCGCAGTCGGCAGAGCCGCCCAGTCAGGGATTTTGATTCGCAATGGCGAGGCATTGCAGACGGCAGGCAAGCTGACCTGTATAGTCCTTGACAAAACTGGCACCGTGACTGAGGGCAAACCCGTTGTTTCAGCCATTGAACCGGTAGGCGATTACAGCGACGAGGTTGTTTTGCAATGGGCAGCAAGCCTTGAAGCTGGCTCTGAGCATCCGTTGGCGGCAGCTATCTTATCGGCCGCGGAAGAAAGGGAGCTCAAGCTGGAAAAAGCCAGAAAGTTTGAGGCGGTTGTAGGGCATGGCGTGGTGGCGCAGATTAATGGACAATCCGTACTGTTCGGCAACAGAGCCCTGATGGATCAGAAAGGTGTCAAATATTCCAGATATAATAGCAAGCTGGAAAAGCTTTCTGCGTTGGGTCAGACGCCGATGCTGTTGGCAGTGGACCAGAAAATCGTCGGCATTATCGCCGTGTCCGACCCGATTAAGGCAGATTCGGCAGAAGCTGTACGGCTTATGAAAAATCAGGGCATTCGTCTGATAATGGTGACTGGCGACAATGAAGTCACCGCCCAGGCCATTGCACGTCAGGCAGGCATTTCTGAAGTGCGGGCTCAGGTATTGCCGCAGGACAAGGCGGCTGTGGTGAAAGCGTTGCAGCAGCAAGGGGAAATCGTCGGCATGGTCGGCGATGGCATTAATGATGCGCCTGCATTGGCCCAGGCCGATGTCGGGCTGGCTATCGGTACCGGCACCGATGTCGCGATTGAAAGCGCTGATGTGGTAATTTTGCAGGGCTCGTTATTGAAAGTGCCTGAAGCTGTCGAACTGTCCAAAGCAACGTTGGTCAACATAAAACAGAATCTGCTAGGTGCTTTTTTCTATAATACAATCAGTATTCCTGTCGCGGCAGGCCTGTTGTATCCGCTATTTGGAATTTTATTGAATCCGATGATTGCAGGCGCAGCAATGGCTATGTCTTCTGTGACTGTGGTTTCAAACGCCAACCGTTTGCGTTGGACAAAGTTCAGTGAGAGTAAATAA